The Populus trichocarpa isolate Nisqually-1 chromosome 2, P.trichocarpa_v4.1, whole genome shotgun sequence genome has a window encoding:
- the LOC7497269 gene encoding E3 ubiquitin-protein ligase PUB22-like, with amino-acid sequence MQREEQEIQRMDGFEHQAPSFFICPISLQVMKDPVTISTGMTFDRESIQKWLFSYKKIICPVTKQPLSDFRLTPNSNLLRLIQSWHLQHASSSTTKFVEPEPNNQDALMKVLLEEIKQPHLQVKSLRKIKSLIQENRGDSSRITCIRDDSLFSLVASLVVKTELVPGVPQITGNDTPEIINEAVSSLCLLRPSDETLKMVSQNENGLLIESLCLIITQYLSNLQIRIQAALLLKSIFEVVDGIYKEGLRVEFFESITEILKDQISKHGSLTVLATLMEVLSYGKNKEKAIEGGLIPILIELLAEDNERHVCELMLAVLEKLCQKAEGRAAFLAHPAGIAVVSSKILKVSHVGDDKSISLLSSVLRFCISRGEVAQEFMEVGGVTKICLVIESGCNLKTKEKAREILGFHLKTWNKTPCFPSLFKA; translated from the coding sequence ATGCAAAGAGAGGaacaagaaattcaaagaatggATGGTTTTGAGCATCAAGCGCCATCATTTTTTATCTGCCCAATATCTCTTCAGGTCATGAAAGATCCTGTTACTATATCCACAGGCATGACCTTTGACCGAGAGAGCATTCAGAAATGGCTTTTCTCTTATAAGAAAATCATTTGTCCTGTTACAAAACAACCCCTTTCTGATTTCCGTCTCACTCCAAATTCTAATCTTCTTCGCTTGATCCAATCATGGCACTTGCAGCacgcatcatcatcaacaacaaagtTTGTGGAGCCGGAGCCTAATAATCAAGATGCCTTGATGAAAGTCCTTCTTGAAGAGATTAAGCAACCCCATTTGCAGGTAAAATCTCTTAGAAAGATCAAGTCATTAATCCAGGAGAATCGTGGTGATAGTAGCAGGATTACTTGCATCAGAGATGATAGCTTATTTTCTCTAGTAGCATCTCTTGTAGTCAAAACTGAGTTAGTACCAGGGGTTCCACAGATTACTGGTAATGACACGCCAGAAATTATCAATGAAGCTGTGTCTTCTCTGTGTCTTTTAAGGCCATCCGATGAGACATTAAAGATGGTTTCACAAAATGAAAATGGCCTGTTAATCGAATCACTTTGTTTAATTATAACACAGTATTTGAGCAATCTACAGATTAGAATTCAAGCTGCTCTTCTTCTGAAGTCCATATTTGAAGTGGTTGATGGAATTTACAAGGAAGGACTTAGAGTTGAGTTCTTTGAGAGCATCACGGAGATATTGAAGGACCAAATTTCAAAACATGGAAGCCTGACAGTCTTGGCTACTTTGATGGAAGTTTTGTCATATGGGAAGAATAAAGAGAAAGCTATTGAGGGAGGACTCATTCCGATCCTGATCGAATTGCTAGCTGAGGACAATGAGAGGCATGTGTGCGAGCTGATGTTAGCCGTGCTAGAAAAACTGTGCCAGAAAGCAGAAGGGCGGGCTGCCTTTTTGGCACATCCAGCAGGCATAGCAGTTGTATCATCGAAGATTTTGAAGGTTTCCCATGTTGGAGATGATAAATCAATAAGTTTGTTGTCATCCGTTTTAAGATTTTGTATCAGTAGAGGTGAGGTTGCACAAGAATTTATGGAGGTGGGTGGAGTGACAAAGATTTGCTTGGTGATAGAAAGTGGATGCAATTTAAAGACCAAGGAAAAAGCCAGGGAAATCTTAGGGTTTCATCTTAAAACATGGAACAAGACTCCTTGTTTCCCCTCTTTATTTAAAGCTTGA